The genomic region TCTGGGTTTGGCGATGCGTTGATCAAGCACATGTAAGCAGGCAAAACAACCGGCCGTTCTGATGACTCAGAATGGCCGGCTTGGCATTCAAGGCTTTGCTCAGTGGCTGATCAGGCCAGTCGCTTTTTTGATTTTTTGAGCGGGCGCTTCCGTTTTTGCAGTGTCTTTAGGGTCGTTGGGCGTACTGATATTCACAGCGTGCATGCCCTTGGGGCCTTGAATAATTTCAAAGCAGACAGGCTGGCCCGCTTTCAGTGTCTTGTACCCATCCATCTTGATCGTCGAGTAATGCGCAAAAAGGTCTTCATCCTTGCCGTCCTCGATAATGAAGCCGTAACCCTTGGCATTGTTGAACCACTTGACCTTACCGCTAGCCATTCCCATATCCCTCTGCACCAGACTCCATCACTGGAGTATCATCCTGTCTATCCGTCCTAACCCGAATAAATAAGGTTGACTGCGCGGACCTTTTTTACCCACTGTGGGTTCTATTGGTTGTAACACCGATTCGCCGATAGTCAAGGCGACCAGCCGGTCAGAGTTGAAATTCTGACAGGTCGCCCCCACCACTGTAATTGAACCACTGACGAACCTTTCTTTCCATGCATGCAAACAGCCAGATTCGACTAACATTCAATCAGGATCGCCCGGATCAGGAACATGATGACGACGGTTCTGCAGGCATTGCTGTCCAGGAGGCCAAGCCTGCTTTACAGGCGCCGCCGATGTACAAGGTGGTTTTGTTCAATGATGACTACACACCGATGGATTTCGTCGTCGAAGTGCTCGAGGTGTTTTTTAACCTGAACCGCGAGTTGGCGACCAAGGTAATGCTGGCCGTTCA from Pseudomonas synxantha harbors:
- the cspD gene encoding cold shock domain-containing protein CspD, translated to MASGKVKWFNNAKGYGFIIEDGKDEDLFAHYSTIKMDGYKTLKAGQPVCFEIIQGPKGMHAVNISTPNDPKDTAKTEAPAQKIKKATGLISH
- the clpS gene encoding ATP-dependent Clp protease adapter ClpS, yielding MHANSQIRLTFNQDRPDQEHDDDGSAGIAVQEAKPALQAPPMYKVVLFNDDYTPMDFVVEVLEVFFNLNRELATKVMLAVHTEGRAVCGVFTRDIAETKAMQVNQYARESQHPLLCEIEKDG